The Streptomyces sp. Alt3 genome has a segment encoding these proteins:
- a CDS encoding YeeE/YedE family protein, giving the protein MTTAPPAGPAAPPRATPALFVPSPTSVPRPEAPSLPPVRRTPLVVSGLLAVALTAYVWSTHGAKPGVLLLLGLGLGVALFHSRFGFTSAWRQLIAVGNGTGLRAHALLLGTTATLFALLIGGGTGLFGSQPAPSAGPIGVGLVVGSLLFAVGMQLGGACASGTLFAVGSGQTSVLLTLGGFIAGATLAAWQFDLWKDLPAWEPVVLSEHIGWAGSWAVTIGALLLVVLVTRRVQARRNPPPLGPVPSARTAAVRALRGSWPLAAGALVLAVLGAGVLAVSGGAWGVTSAFSLWGSELVGALGGHPENWTWWRQTGNAEMLAGPVLADKTSLTDIGIMIGAAVAAALGGTWALHRQIPWRTALASVLGGVLMGIGARLAGGCNIGAYLAGVASGSLSGWLWGAVALAGTWIGLRLRPLFGLGNPKPGDGVC; this is encoded by the coding sequence GTGACCACCGCGCCACCTGCCGGGCCGGCCGCGCCCCCGCGCGCAACGCCCGCCCTGTTCGTCCCGTCCCCCACCTCGGTCCCGCGACCCGAGGCCCCGTCCCTGCCCCCGGTGCGCAGGACGCCACTCGTCGTCTCCGGACTGCTCGCCGTCGCCCTGACCGCGTACGTGTGGTCCACGCACGGGGCGAAGCCGGGCGTACTGCTCCTGCTGGGGCTCGGTCTGGGCGTCGCCCTCTTCCACTCCCGGTTCGGCTTCACCTCCGCCTGGCGCCAGCTCATCGCCGTCGGCAACGGCACCGGGCTGCGGGCGCACGCGCTGCTGCTCGGGACCACCGCCACGCTGTTCGCGTTGCTCATCGGCGGCGGCACCGGACTGTTCGGCTCCCAACCCGCGCCCTCCGCAGGGCCGATCGGAGTCGGACTGGTCGTCGGATCCCTCCTCTTCGCCGTCGGGATGCAACTCGGCGGCGCCTGCGCCTCCGGCACCCTCTTCGCCGTCGGCTCGGGGCAGACATCGGTGCTCCTGACCCTCGGCGGGTTCATCGCGGGCGCCACGCTCGCCGCCTGGCAGTTCGACCTGTGGAAGGACCTCCCCGCATGGGAACCGGTCGTCCTGTCCGAGCACATCGGCTGGGCCGGTTCGTGGGCGGTGACGATCGGCGCACTGCTGCTGGTCGTCCTCGTCACGCGACGCGTCCAGGCCCGTCGCAACCCGCCTCCCCTCGGACCCGTTCCCTCGGCACGCACAGCGGCGGTACGGGCTCTGCGCGGCTCCTGGCCGCTGGCCGCCGGAGCCCTGGTGCTGGCCGTCCTCGGAGCGGGTGTCCTGGCGGTGTCCGGTGGCGCCTGGGGGGTCACCAGTGCGTTCAGCCTGTGGGGTTCGGAGCTGGTGGGCGCACTCGGCGGCCACCCCGAGAACTGGACCTGGTGGCGGCAGACGGGCAACGCGGAGATGCTCGCCGGTCCTGTACTGGCCGACAAGACGAGTCTCACCGACATCGGAATCATGATCGGGGCTGCCGTTGCCGCCGCCCTCGGCGGGACGTGGGCCCTGCACCGCCAGATCCCCTGGCGCACGGCCCTCGCCTCGGTGCTCGGCGGAGTGCTGATGGGTATCGGTGCCCGGCTGGCCGGAGGCTGCAACATCGGCGCCTACCTGGCCGGCGTGGCATCGGGCAGCCTCAGCGGCTGGCTGTGGGGTGCGGTCGCCCTGGCAGGGACCTGGATCGGGCTCAGGCTGCGGCCGCTGTTCGGCCTGGGCAACCCCAAGCCCGGCGACGGCGTCTGCTGA